ACGCGATCTGCGGGCGCGTGAAGTCGATGGGGGAGCCGGGCTCGACGAAGGCCTGGAACTCGGTCGCCGGCTCGACGAGGTAGGACGACAGCGGGACACCGAAGAGGCGGGCGTCGAGGAAGTTCTGCACCTGTTCGGCGCTGAACACGTAGTTGCCCTGGGACCGGGTCTCTGCCGCACTCATGCCGAGCTGACCCATGCCGGTGCCCATACGGTTGAACGAGCGCAGCACGTGGAACAGACCGATGAAGACCGGGATCTGGAGCAGCATCGGCAGGCAGCCGAGCATCGGGTTGAACCCGTGCTCCTTCTGCAGCTTCTGCATCTCCTCGGTCATCTTGACCCGATCCTTGGCGTACTTCTTACGGATCGCCTGGAGCTGCGGGTTGATCTCCTGCATCTTCTTCGTGGTGCGGATCTGCTTCACGAAGGGCTTGTAGAGAATCGCACGCAGGGTGAACACGAGGAACACCACCGACAGGGCCCAGGCGATGCCGTCGCCACCGGGGGAGTTCGGTGTGACATGGCTGAAGAGCCAATGCCAGACCCACATGATCCCGGAGACCGGGTAATAGATGAAGTCGAGCACGGGTCAGTTACCCCTCACTTGTTGTACTCACAGAGCACGCGTCTCGCCGGACGCGTGCTGATGGTTTCGAGGTCGGTGTGTGCCGGTCGCCGAGCGCCACAGGTCGCGGCACAGTTCGCCGAAGCCGCGTTCGGGAACCGGGTCGTAACCGGGTTTGTGCCAGGGCCCGCACTTCGCGAGCCGGATGACCGACAGCACCGAGCCGTAGAGGAAGCCGTGCCGGTCCAGTGCCTCGACCGCATATCCCGAGCAGGTGGGTTCGAACCGGCAGGACGGCAGACGCATCGGCGACACCCAGGTGCGGTACAGCTCGATGAGGAAGATGACGGTGCGGCGGGGGAGGAGGCGGAGTCCGCGCCACAGGCGCGCGCCGGTTCCGCTCGAGGCCGCGTGCGGAGTCGTCGAATCCGCCTCGGTCTCAAGTGACGGCGTGGTGTCGGTGTTGCCCATCACCGCGGTCCCGCTCCGTCGGCCGACGCCGCGACGGCCTCGGACAGGGCGAGGACACGACGACTGGTGAACGCGTCGCGGAGCTGGTCGGCGAGCTCGTCGCTGGATCGCTCGGCCGCGCTTCGGCGGGCACGGACGACCACATAGGTCTCGTCGGGAAGCAGATGCGATGCGCCGGCGAATGCCGCGCGCAGTCGGCGGGCGACGAGATGGCGCGTCACCGCATTGCCGACGGATTTGCTGACCACGAGACCGAACCAGGGACCACCGGACATCGCCACGTCCCGTCGAAGGCTGCGGGGGTCGGGCCATTCACGACCGACCATCGCGAGATGGACGACGAAGTCACGACTGTTCACCCGCGCACCGGACTTGAGGGTGCGAGAGAAGTCGGATCCCCGTGAGATCCGATGAAGGGGCGCAGTCATCGAACAGCTGACCGGGCCCCGTACGGGACCCGGTGAGAGCCGACGATCAGGCGGTGAGCTTCGCGCGGCCCTTGGAACGACGGCCGCTGACGATCGCACGTCCGGCGCGGGTCCGCATGCGCAGACGGAATCCGTGCACGCGCGCGCGACGACGGTTGTTCGGCTGGAAAGTACGCTTGCCCTTGGC
The genomic region above belongs to Gordonia hongkongensis and contains:
- the yidD gene encoding membrane protein insertion efficiency factor YidD, with the protein product MGNTDTTPSLETEADSTTPHAASSGTGARLWRGLRLLPRRTVIFLIELYRTWVSPMRLPSCRFEPTCSGYAVEALDRHGFLYGSVLSVIRLAKCGPWHKPGYDPVPERGFGELCRDLWRSATGTHRPRNHQHASGETRAL
- the rnpA gene encoding ribonuclease P protein component, which translates into the protein MTAPLHRISRGSDFSRTLKSGARVNSRDFVVHLAMVGREWPDPRSLRRDVAMSGGPWFGLVVSKSVGNAVTRHLVARRLRAAFAGASHLLPDETYVVVRARRSAAERSSDELADQLRDAFTSRRVLALSEAVAASADGAGPR
- the rpmH gene encoding 50S ribosomal protein L34, translated to MAKGKRTFQPNNRRRARVHGFRLRMRTRAGRAIVSGRRSKGRAKLTA